The Cucurbita pepo subsp. pepo cultivar mu-cu-16 chromosome LG18, ASM280686v2, whole genome shotgun sequence nucleotide sequence ATTTAAACCATATTTGTGAGGAATCTTttgtactttttattttaaaaaatataattaatttcaatttcaattttttttttgtttaataattttacgCGAATATAATGAAAAACTCTTCGTAAATTCGCTAATTAAATTCGATCGGTAcgtaattaattgaaataattttattaaaaaaattcataaattttaattagattttaCTGTAACGTAACAATTATTAAACATACGTGAAAATTGATACAATTTGACAAATTTAAccctaaataattattttattttttattataaaggtttttaatttatacaatttagtctaatgtatatttattttatttttgtttatatatcttttaaatggtaaattaaaggctaaaaatgtaattaccCAATAAAATGTAGTCTCGATaggaagaataataataaaaaaaaagttaatcgAATATAGATATATACTTTTGATCCAAAGACTCGAGGTTATAAAACTCGAACCCGAATcacatatttgaaaaaaaaaaaaagaataaaaaaaaaaaaaaaaaaaaaaaaaaaaaaaaaaaaaaaNTGAAGAGGATGGGGCATATTGCATATGGAAGCATATGCAGTAATTTAATGTGGTGGGAGCAGAGGGAGTTATGGGTCCGTCAGAGATTGCCGCCCCCCCTGtccctttccttctttctttcacacTATAAACGTCGTCTCGAGACGTGTACGTGAGCTAGATTTGATTGATGACTCGAGCcatctaaataaaatttacaatcCAACTCGACTTTTAAACTGGATCGTATGGCTGTTACAGCCTTAGGTCACCACTAGCACATAGTCCTTGTGTTTTTCTTCCGGGCTTCTGCTCAGAggtttcaaaacgcgtctgttaaaAGAGATATTCACATATTTGTagagaatgtttcgttcacaTTTCTAACCGATGTTCGATTGTACGGCTACTATAGCCCTAggccatcgctagtagatactCCTTGTGTTTTTCTCTCTCGGTTTCTCTtcaaaggttttaaaacgcgtctgttaggaagagataTTCACACATTTGTagagaatgtttcgttcacctttccaaccgatgtacgATTTCAtgtacattaataactaaaattttgttcGGTGTCGAGTCATTTGaactttcttaattttaaattaaaaaaattcccgaatttattttaaaaaaaaaaaaaattacgaatattttattagacaTGGGTCAATTTTagcataatttataaattttaataaaattttgagcaaaaattcaataaaaatataaaaataatacaaaactcatcaaatattaatatcataggttaaaaattaaataatttttatataatattaaacattatgttatttattattcattaaataataatatataaaaatttcaaatgattaTTGGAAGCAACGAATTCATTAATGTTTCCATAACCATTGTCCTAGAAATCCTCCCCATTCCCCATTGTTCCCACGCTCCCACTTTTCTTCCTCCGCCATGACTTCCCTttctctcctcctcttcctcctcctctctctctccctctccgcCGCAGCCCACGACGGCCCTCCGCCGTCCCAAGATCTGATCCACTCCTCCTGCCTCCAAGCCAGCTACCCAAGTCTCTGCATCAGAACCCTCTCCTCCTACTCTGGCGCTGTCAACACCCCACAAGATCTCGCCCAAGCCACCCTCTCCGTCAGCCTCTCCCTCGCCCGCGACCTCTCCCGGTATCTCTCCAATTCCTCCGCCAACCTCCGGCAGGCCTCGAAGCGGCAACGCGCGGCGGTCGACGACTGCGTGGAACAGATTGGAGACTCTGTTGAGGAGCTGAGCAACACTCTGGGTCTCCTCCGCCACCTCCCCTACGGCGACCGCCGGTCTTTCCGATTGCAAATGAGCAATGCCCAGACGTGGGTCAGCGCCGCCTTGACCAATGAAGACACGTGTCTCGATGGGTTTAAGGAAGTGGATGGGGAGGTGAAATTTGATGTGAAGAAGAGGATTTCTAAGGTCGCTAAAGCTACTAGTAATGCTCTGTATATGATTAATCGCCTCGACGTCGGAACCCCCGCCGGGAGGAAGAAATTGGCCGCTCCTTGAGCTTGATCGCGGCGGCGATGGCGGATTCCGGTTAAGTAGAGTTtgttgctctgttttttcttgttaatgTATTATTGGCTAAATATACAAAATCGTTCTTGCGAGGtaatgctctgtttttttcttcatcgaggctttaaaatatatctatttAACTTTTAGTCCCTCCaacatcaaataaaataactatttagtccccaaattttatgttttagtcCCTTAATTATCTCAAATTTTGTCTTTTAGTCCTCCACTACAAAAGAGATAGCTAATGTGAGCTGTAATTTTTGGTGAGCATATGAcacaaaaatgacaataattGTCATGGATTCAAATCACGATTTAGAATTCAGATTCGGTGCTTGAGAGTCGAGTCGTTTAattctgtaacgacccaggtccaccgctagtagatattgtattttttgggctttccctttcgggcttctcctcatggctttaaaacgcgttatCTGGGAAAAggctttcacacccttgtaaatgaCAGTTTGTtattctccccaaccaatgtgggacatcgaAGACAgcatctgctagcagtggatctgggtccGTATATATTCCtttagcatgttttgttctcacttacgggcccaacatagaattgttaTAAGACACACTTAACTATGGTGAAATCACCGAGAAGAAGATGCACTTTGTTGATATAAGTGGTGacttacatttattttaaatacttcttagtcatcttattctaataattattCCGACTTGctctcaattaaaaaattattaaaaaaatattaaaattttttaaatggtctatttttatttcaaaatgctatatttttaagtattaaTTACTAGtttagtttaataaataatttaaaattaatgtgatttttaaattaattgaatagcAATGAAAATTAGTGAACCACTTTAATTATGATCATTtatgttggctttttggccttgatctcactttaattaatttcaatcaattaattgatgttttgatgataacaaacctactttttaattattaattattttcagtattttgaactgtccacagtataaggtcgggaataacaatttcaacgacttttcaatcactcaaatcagagctaaaacgaagaaattacagtcgagacaacatacccgacgtgatgatgtggcagcaaaatcaaaatgatggacaaatcaaaatatatcaaagtatgacatttatgattttgggagagtaacaaatggtggagtttttcttattactatatttttaaataaagttatttttacaaaatataaatttgaatctaaccgttactcacatcgatttttattattactatattatattattatattattatattttaaaattttggtggttactcacatagtttttattattattatattattatatttataataaattttgaatttcatttgaccgttactcacataactttttattattattatattatattactattatattaaaattttgaaataaatgaatttagaaaattttcttatttatttacttttaatctccaccttccattattcctaacacaatccaatggtcaatattcaatcctacattttgccacttttctcctctatataaactcatcttccccacattttaaaatacacaacttacatacattctccaatcctcatttgttcaaagtctccattgtttgttgctctctccaagcttacaagtttatttcttttcatcttattcttgagagggattatttttgtattgtgaggaaatagttgtgagtatcccaaattgtaaatctactctttgagagagttgtggtgtgttattatcaaactcaaatacttgtatcggtttgatcctgcgccgtggaaaggattgagtttgctcttgaactcgtaaaaagagcggtgtagcggtttggctcagatccgtggaaagagtcgagaaagttctttattcaaattcccaagaggcgcttggggagtggagtaggtcgagtttgaccgaaccactataaaactacggtgtcattttctctaactctttcctatttaatttcaaaattattattgtgagtTATTGTATGTTctacttgattattgttttgactttaattattttgttctagtaattatcatcttctacttatttgtaaaaagttttatcattagaaaaattaaacacttttatcgttaaaaccctattcaccccccctctagggttgccataccgatccaacaatttaaaactaattattaaatcaaCAAGCACTGAGCACaattaaagataataatataaattttaaaacataataaccaaataaaataaaactcgataaccatttattttttattaattattttttatttcctagATTATGTTCCTATTttcacaatttcttttattttttattttcaaaataaataattgaattatcggcaaaattttaaaataaaaaataaaatagacaatatatttaatatttatttatccaatatatatgtatatttattaatagcaaaaataaaatattgaatgagTGAACCCGaacctaatttaaatatttatatattttcaactaaaatatCGATTTATATTAGAATGTCTACTTACAcgtacattaaaaaaaaaaaaaaaatagtcaataatctcaaatttattattattattttttattttaaaattttcaattaagttttcattatttatttttattttagtttataaatatatttttatctatcaatcatttttaaatgatttataaatgAGTTGTCAAATCAttgaaatgataataaattgaaatgaatgtattttattttggacaaataaattatatttgattttaaaaaaatataatatgtataattaattttcagtttgattatgtataattttattaaataataattattaatatggaTTATTGAATAAACTAagaaacttaaattttaagcatattacataatatactttttaatgaataaaaatttgatcGGTTATatttaggggtgtacattcaacccaacaactcgacaacccggaccaactcaacccgaactataaggcttgggttgggttggataaacatttcgggtagggttgggttcatttttctgaaccggGTTTGTGAGCAAAACCTTCAAGTTGAAtcgagccaaataaaaatatataaaatatattaagaattttttcgTATTAATGGCTTTGTTGAGGACAATCCgtttctttctaatttatttgtttaatttgttttaatatatatacctgttttttttttaataaataaaactaaaaaaaatttgacaaccGGACCcaacctttttttaataaataaaactaaaaaaaatttgacaaccggacccaacccgaaaatagagggttgggtttgTGAAAAGTTTCAGGTTGGTTGggtcaacaaaaaaaaaaataaataaataaatagaactAGGGATGTACATGGGCCAAAAGACTAACTTAGCAAAATAGTTGGGCTAATGGGCTAACAAGCCCATGGGCCAAAAGACTATATccaaactcattgagttttttCGGGTTCTCAATCGAAAAAACCGGAAAAAATCACAAACTCCGGTCCGGTTGAGAAATTCGATTCGGTTCGTCGGTTCTTTTGATTTCGTAATTGCTTATAAGCTCTGAAACACGAAACTAACGGTATCAGAGTAAAACCCTGGCACTGCTTGGTTTCCTTGCGCGCTGCCTAGGGTTTATTCTTCACTTTCAGACCACCGATTATGGCCATGGAAGGCCTTGAGATGGAGGCATCCTTCGAATTTGAATCCAACGATGACTTCTGTGACTTGATTCTCTCACGTTTCAGCAATTCCAGCAATGAAAATCATCAGCATGTTTGCGCCGTCATTGGCGCCATGGCTCAGGAGCTCAGAGACCAGAGTCTTCCTTCCACTCCAGTTGCCTACTTCGGCGCCTCTTGTTCGTCTTTAGACCGTATCTCCTCTGAGCCTGACCCGCCGCCTCATCTTCTTGACGCGCTTCTTACCATTCTGTCTCTGCTTCTCCCGCGAATTTCCCCTCCGATTTTGAATAAGAAGAAGGAGTTTTTGTCGGGCCTTCTTATTCGCGTTCTTCGTATACCGTCGTTGACACCCGGTGCGGTTACATTCGGACTTAATTGTGTTTCGCATTTGGTGGTTGTTAGGAATGCTGTTAACTGGTCGGATGTGTCTAATTTGTTCGGGTTTATTCTTGGGTTCGCTATTGATTCGCGCCCTAAGGTGATTTCTTACAACTCTTATCCGATTCATTGCTTACGATCATttggatttgttttttaaaaaaatgcgtGTACTTGAAATCCTGGTGTTTTGACCTCATTGTGTATTGGGCAATTTGAATGTTTGGTAGCTGAATGAAGTACTAATTGTGGCTGAACAGGTTAGAAGGCAATCGCACATTTGTCTTCGGGATGTCTTGTTAAAAGTTCAGGGAACGTCACTCCTCCCTTCTGCTAGCGAAGGGATCACCAATGTTCTTGAAAAATCTCTTTTACTCGCGGGTGGCTCAAACCCGACGGCTACTGAAAGACCTAAAGGAGCTCAGGAGgttctatttattttggagGCTTTGCGGGAGTGTCTACCTCTCTTGTCAATGAAGTATATTACTAACATACTTAAATACTACAAAACTCTTTTGGAGCTGCACCAACCTGTTGTTACTAAGCGCATTACGGATAGTTTGAACTCACTTTGTCTCCACCCAACAGTTGATGTTTCTGCGGAAGTATTGCTTGATCTTTTATGTTCCATGGCATTATCTTTTTCTACGAGTGAAACATCTGCAGATGGCCTGGCTTTCACAGCTCGCCTGCTTAATGTTGGGATGCAAAAAGTTTATAATGTTAATAGGCAGATATGTGTAGTTAAGCTCCCTGTTGCTTTCAATGCACTCAAAGGTTTAATGCTTGCTTTAAAACTTATAGTTAAGTTCACACTCGTTTCTTCATTGTTTGTGGAAAAGGATGCAATTAATTTGTAATGTTCATGTTGGATTGACAGATATTATGCTATCTGATCATGAGGAGGCAATCCGTGCTGCCCAGGATGCTATGAAAAATCTGATTAGTGCTTGCATTGATGAAGACTTGATCAGAAAGGGTGTGGATCAGATTAGGACGACTGAAAACGTGGAACCAAGGAGGTCTGGGCCGACCGTAGTAGAAAAACTATGTGCTATTATAGAAAGTTTACTTGATTATCATTACACTGCTGTTTTCGACTTGGCTTTTCCAGTTGTTTCAGCCATGTTTGATAAATTAGGTATTCTTGAACTACTTGATCTTATTGAATTTCCTCTTCACTCATCTTTTGAACATGTTACTaaaattatcatttccttTGTATGGTTTGTCGTCCATTTTTCAATGTGAAAAGATCTTGGTTCATTATTGTGCAGGGAAATATTCTTCTTACTTCCTGAAAGGAGCCCTTAATAGCCTGGCAAACATGCAGAAATTGCCAGATGAAGACTTCCCCTTCCGGAAAGAGGTATTCTTCCCTGAGTTAAGGACGCCAAATAATTTATACAttggttattaatttttttcacaGATTCTCTTAGGTTTTATTGTTTAGCATCCGTAGTTCAGAATCCAAATGGGAAGTATTTGCCCGgtcttttcattttgtttcccATATTATTTTCTGGTCCTTTTGGTGTGGGTATGGGTTTGATGGCCACAAGGATTTACTTCTCTCGTATTGTTTTGATACATGCTTTCTTCCTCAATCTGTGTGTCACTTGTGTTGAAAAAGGGGAATGTATCTCTTTTTTTCTGCTTTTATTTGCTACATTCTACACTGGTTATCACTAATTGgctcaatcttgtaagttcATTATTTGCTACATCATgtccaagaaatatttaaaatttattattgggTCTGATGATGGAGTGTTTGAGAATTATGTCCTAGATAtgttcttctctttccctgagactaataaacaaatattcacgtatgttatttattttatctttgtaATGagatcaaactttcattatgTACTTTCATAAAAAGAGGCCGAGCCAAATATAGAAAACAAGAAACTTGCATAGAAGAACAAGTAAGCTTAAAAAGGATATACCAGTTGGTATGACAATGATGTAGTTCAGACACTGTGTGCCATTTATTCTGTAATCCTAGTTTTGTCAATGGGATCTTTCAAAGCAATCAGAGGTAAAAAGTCAGGAATGGGATTATGTTGTCTGCGGCTTTTGTTGGAATGTAACTTACTGGGTGTCTAGCTGTTTGTTTCGGCCTCCTTGTGAATGGATTTCTTTTGTGCATTTTATTATCTATTCATTCTCTTGTGTTACTCTTAACCAATGCTTGTTCCACAACTCAGTTGCATGAATGCCTTGGATCAGCTCTTGGTGCGATGGGACCTCAAAGTTTCTTGGATCTTGTACCTTTTAATTTGGACACAGAAAACCTATCAGAGATTAATATTTGGCTCCTTCCAATATTGAAGCAATACACTGTTGGTGCTCATTTGAGCTATTTCACGAAGACCATTTTGGGTATGATAGGAGAAATCAAGCGGAAGTCACAAAGGGTATGAAATTTTCTTGTCAAAGGCATGAgccttttagtttttttttttgaaatatagtCTCATCTTTTTCATCGCTTGCAGCTTGAGCAACAGGGCATGGTCTTTTCATTGAGGAGTATGGATTCGCTTGTTTACTCTTTCTGGTCCTTGCTGCCTTCATTTTGCAACTATCCTTTGGATACTGCTGAAAGCTTTAAGGATCTTCAAAAAGCTTTATGCATTGCTCTTAAAGAGGAACCTGATGTTCGAGGTATAATATGTTCAAGTCTGCAGATTCTCATCCAACAGAATAAGAGAGTGCTGGAAGGAAAGAATGATGAGTCTGATATTGAAGTGGGTATGGCCAGCAAGCTTGCTATGTCTCATTATACCCGAAAGGTGGCAGAAAGTAACCTATCTGTACTGAAGTCCTCTTCGCCCGAGTTACTGTCTGCTTTGTCAGACATCTTTCTAACATCTTCAAAAGATGGTGGTTATTTGCAGGTATCCTTCTGttgtttgaaaaatgaaaataacttgTGATTTGTGATGGCTTGTCTGGGTGATGCATAGGCTTACTTCAGTTGCATCATATTTGAGATAGTTActgataattattttgtatttgccaTGTCTTTTAGTgactttcatttcttcttgtcTTGGAGTTCTATTGTTTCCTAATGGCCAGGATATTGTGTATATTCTATTATTTCAATACCACTTCTGTTTGAAATATGTGCAGTCCACAATTGGAGAAATTTCTTCAATATCAGATAAAGGTGTTGTGTCAAATCTCTTCGGAAGGACAATGAGGAAGCTTTTGAAGCTGACCCAGGAAGCTAAAAAAGTAGAGCCAGAAGTTTCCAATTCCATGCAGATTGATGATCCCACAAATGCAAGTTCACCCTCTCTCATGAGGTATGCTACCTTCAATATTTGCATTGGCTAGCTCCTTGTCTTTGCTAGATGAGCGTGTAGATTCAGTTACTTATTTTGTATGCCCTATATATTGGAGGTTTGTGGCCCTTAACTTCCTAACAAGTCTTTCACCTTGACTGCAGGGCCCAAATGTATGACTTTGCTGTATCTTTTTTGCCTGGACTGAATTCCAAAGAGATTGATGTTTTATTCGTTGCAGTAAAATCTGCATTAAAAGAACAGGTATTGGCTCTGTACTGTTTCAATATGTTTTTGGTGAGAGAGTATATTTCTATGGAAAAATCGAACATCTTGTCAAAAGTCTCATAGAATTctttgatattatttagtttcaTACATAGTTACGCATCCCTGAATTGTAGGATTGTGAAGGTTTGATACAGAAGAAGGCATATAAGGTTCTCTCAGCTATTCTCAAGGTATTTCTTGTGTTCACAATGCCTACTATCGTAATGTTCTCagtaattatttgaataaagaatCGTTTTCAGAGTTTTTATACTAGATTGTCATAAAAAGCTTAGCATTTTATTGGAATTTGTTTGGTTAGTTTAAACTACCTGGAGAAGGTTTTGGTTACCGAATATGGTGTCTCATGTAACATTCAATGATTTTTGAATGTATGTGCTCTTACTCTATATTTTAGGATTGGTAATTGATGTACTTctattgttttaatttgtattatcAGAATTCTGATGAGTTCCTTTCCTCAAAGTTCGATGAATTGCTTACACTTATGATTGAAGTGTTGCCTTTATGCCATTTTTCTGCCAAACGTCACAGACTCGATTGTCTATACTTTCTGATTGTCCAAGTTACAAAGGTAAGTAtggttgatattttatttttggagaagTGCGTGCATTCTGCTAGCCTGCTAAAATATTTCCCAACCTGTTGTGATTTCAAATTTGGTACTTTTGATTACCTCAGGAGGATTCAGGGTTGAGACGGCATGACATCATTAGTTCATTTTTGACTGAAATAATACTTGCGCTCAAAGAggtattctatttttttttttttttttttttttttttttttttttcatgttataaTATTTCCTTCCTCTAATTGAATTATATGGCTTTTTATGTGTCAGTCTACCTTCTTCTAGGATTTTTAGTATTTGATGACGATGGAATAATTTCAGTTGGTACTTTATCATGACTaagattttctaaattatttaagtaCGTGCATTTGCCACGTGAAGAGGAAATTTGTGTCTGTGGTGCACTTcagttttctctttttctttgaccAAGTCTAGTCAATGTTTGATtactgtaatttttttttttgttttttttttgcaaataCTTCTCAgttatctttaaaatataatttttgtaattatttattttcttttagacTGCTTTTGATTGTATGATGATCTAAGTctaaaatttgttgaatgttTGGAGTGTTACACATAGAAAAATAACTTGAATGATATGCTGCAGAGAAGATCTTCTAAATTGTTTGATTCTGTTATGGATGTTTTAGTTGTGGAGTCATTAATAATGATATTGCTTGTCTTCTCAtgttttcttcattgttttgCTTACTTCTGGAGCAGATTTATAATGTTTCGATGTTAATGAGGGCAACCTCTTCTAAAATTTACTTACGTAGGGATTCTGTAGGGGCATTGGTAGAAGCTAGAGAAGTAATAGTTTGTTAATCGTGAAATTTGGCAATACTTATATTAAGGCATTGGTGGCAAGAGCCATCTTTTTGAAAGAGAATGAAGACATTATTTTAGACTCAGTTACAtccttttttcctttactTATTTGCTTCTCTGAATACTTCTGTGATTAATCATTTTAGTGATATTCCTTCATccttttttcaaaaaagatttaattcGACAAAATTCATACTtgtattaagaaaattttcattttcatttttactttgAAAGGCTTATTCCTGCCCTATCATAAAATTTGCAAATGACCTTTTTATTGAAGAATTGTAGTTCTTTTCTTGAAATGATCGTCATAAGGTTGTAGGACGTTTCATTTGTCGTCATAACaaactaaaaagtaaaaaatgttcaatgcatttttattcttatttccaATTGTTTACCtgcttttttaatttttatctctACTCAGTTTCTTTTCCAGAAGGAAATAAGATTCATGATTTCTGTACTTGGGGTAAATTCTGTATTATCTATGTTGTGATCAGAAGATTTCTATTTACTAATGTGATAACCAAAACTTGCATGtaatacttttttattaatttctcgGTGGCACAGATTACCATGGAAGGTTTGCTTGCCTTCAGATTGTTACATTGTACCATATGGTGtctgaacttttttttttacaagaaaaCTTGACTTCCGTTGAGAATAAAGTGAAAGATTACATGGGAAAACAAAAGGCCACGAAAAGGAGCGAAACTTATATGGTGTTTGaaattagttaatatttttagtaCAGCTTGTGACTGACCTCATATAAGTTGAAACTACTATGAGCTTTTGCGATTTCTCTTACTGAATTGTACGTTTTCTACATAATGACATTCAGCTTGTTTCAACATTTACTTGTGTTGTTCTTAACTCGTGTATTGTTGTTTCATGAATGTCTCGTTATAAGTGCTAATTGTCTCGTGCATTTATCTTTCAGGCtaataagaaaacaagaaacagagCTTATGATATTCTTGTTCAGATTGGTCATGCATGTATGGACGATAACAAAGGGGGAAAGATAGACTATCTGTATCAGCTTTTCAATATGGTAAATTGTTTCCAAGTCTTCTTTTAGTTACTTCTCATGTGAACAACCTTAATGGTTTATCCTCCCCACCACAACCCCTCCCCCTGTCCATCTAGTTAAATTGACTCAATATCAATTGCTATAATGCCAGcaagaataaatattaatatctcAGGTAGCTGGAGGTCTTGCTGGTGAAACTCCACATATGATCAGTGCTGCAATAAAAGGATTAGCTCGCTTGGCTTATGAATTCTCTGATCTAGTTTCAGCAGCTTGCAATTTGCTGCCATCTACCTTTTTGCTTCTCCAAAGAAAGAACAGGGAAATAATCAAAGTCAGCATTCCTTCCTCCCTTTTGTTTGTATCTGTTTTGATATctctttagttttatttatactCTCATTTTCTGCAGGCCAATTTGGGATTTTTAAAGGTTTTGGTGGCCAGATCAAACGGTGAAGTGTTGCAGATGCACTTATCGAGTTTGGTGGAAGGCTTGCTTAAGTGGCAAGATGGCCCAAAAAATCACTTCAAAGCTAAAGTTGGTATTTTTATAAGTTCATTCTGGAATCGTTCTTTTGCATTCTGATGGTCCgaatttacatttttcatcTGTTAATTTTCCAGGTTAAGCAGTTACTTGAAATGCTTGTCAGAAAATGTGGCTTGGATGCGGTCAAGGTTGTGATGCCTGAAGAACACATGAAACTTCTTACCAACATTAGGAAGGTTAGTTGTAAACTTAGTAATGGATTGATAAACATAGAGGCTTATGTAGAATCACGGAATAAAAAGATAGTGTATGGCTTATTCTTACTACGGGATGGTTTTGGCATGCAGATCAGAGAacggaaagaaaagaaggttaAATCTGAGGGTGCTAGGTCTATGGTGTCGAAAGCAACATCCAGGTATCTCCCACAGTTCATCTAATGGTTACGTACTTCAATGCGTGCATAGCTATTTTGTGCATAGTGCTTGTTGATAAATGAATAGTTTTCACTAACGAAAAGGTTTGTTGGGACTCTAGTCTATGCACTTAacatgaagaaatatttttgttcttttcttcgaTAACCGGGAGTCGGAGCATTCCTGCTCTATACCATGGGTCGGT carries:
- the LOC111780359 gene encoding pectinesterase inhibitor 3, which encodes MTSLSLLLFLLLSLSLSAAAHDGPPPSQDLIHSSCLQASYPSLCIRTLSSYSGAVNTPQDLAQATLSVSLSLARDLSRYLSNSSANLRQASKRQRAAVDDCVEQIGDSVEELSNTLGLLRHLPYGDRRSFRLQMSNAQTWVSAALTNEDTCLDGFKEVDGEVKFDVKKRISKVAKATSNALYMINRLDVGTPAGRKKLAAP
- the LOC111779931 gene encoding RRP12-like protein, producing MAMEGLEMEASFEFESNDDFCDLILSRFSNSSNENHQHVCAVIGAMAQELRDQSLPSTPVAYFGASCSSLDRISSEPDPPPHLLDALLTILSLLLPRISPPILNKKKEFLSGLLIRVLRIPSLTPGAVTFGLNCVSHLVVVRNAVNWSDVSNLFGFILGFAIDSRPKVRRQSHICLRDVLLKVQGTSLLPSASEGITNVLEKSLLLAGGSNPTATERPKGAQEVLFILEALRECLPLLSMKYITNILKYYKTLLELHQPVVTKRITDSLNSLCLHPTVDVSAEVLLDLLCSMALSFSTSETSADGLAFTARLLNVGMQKVYNVNRQICVVKLPVAFNALKDIMLSDHEEAIRAAQDAMKNLISACIDEDLIRKGVDQIRTTENVEPRRSGPTVVEKLCAIIESLLDYHYTAVFDLAFPVVSAMFDKLGKYSSYFLKGALNSLANMQKLPDEDFPFRKELHECLGSALGAMGPQSFLDLVPFNLDTENLSEINIWLLPILKQYTVGAHLSYFTKTILGMIGEIKRKSQRLEQQGMVFSLRSMDSLVYSFWSLLPSFCNYPLDTAESFKDLQKALCIALKEEPDVRGIICSSLQILIQQNKRVLEGKNDESDIEVGMASKLAMSHYTRKVAESNLSVLKSSSPELLSALSDIFLTSSKDGGYLQSTIGEISSISDKGVVSNLFGRTMRKLLKLTQEAKKVEPEVSNSMQIDDPTNASSPSLMRAQMYDFAVSFLPGLNSKEIDVLFVAVKSALKEQDCEGLIQKKAYKVLSAILKNSDEFLSSKFDELLTLMIEVLPLCHFSAKRHRLDCLYFLIVQVTKEDSGLRRHDIISSFLTEIILALKEANKKTRNRAYDILVQIGHACMDDNKGGKIDYLYQLFNMVAGGLAGETPHMISAAIKGLARLAYEFSDLVSAACNLLPSTFLLLQRKNREIIKANLGFLKVLVARSNGEVLQMHLSSLVEGLLKWQDGPKNHFKAKVKQLLEMLVRKCGLDAVKVVMPEEHMKLLTNIRKIRERKEKKVKSEGARSMVSKATSRMSRWNHSRIFSEVGDDETEDSGAEYLGESDSEFGDARKSRPSKGSSHLKSKTSKRPKNRSTMSLLERLPDQLEDEPLDLLDQQRTRYALQSSAHLKRKTDLSDGEMKIDDEGRLIIADDDDETKNKRKASNRDLDERSEVGSHFSNGSSKKIQKRRRTSDSGWAYTGTEYASKKAGGDVKRKDKLEPYAYWPLDRKMMSRRPEHRAAARKGMVSVVNMTKKLEGKSASSILSSKGSKIRKSHNKGGKKKGKK